A window of Garra rufa chromosome 6, GarRuf1.0, whole genome shotgun sequence genomic DNA:
TCACTTGACCTTTTTATCCTTCTTATCTTTCCTATcttatttataattaaacaagCTAGTCCTTATGCCAATGATTTGACTGGACAGTTGAAACATCACTTTCATGAGTTTCCCAAGGAGCAAATAAATGAGAACCCATGCcgtaaaagtatttatttacatGTTCAATCAAAGCCttgcttaaaaaatattttaaaaaatttgtaTTTGCTCCAGGCTACTTAGATACACCCAAATGCCCAATTAAGCCCCTCCTCTCATTCTCCAGTTCTGAACCTTGTAAGGCTCTCTTCCTCCATTGCATTGTTCTTTGGCATAATTTCCTAATCAGCATACTTTCATGGTTCTAACATGTATCTGACTCATCTCTTTGCCTCTTTTGCCAGGACAGAGTTGCACAATAAGGAGAACTCTAAAGaaattttatgttaattttattaAGTTAAAGTCTATTATTTCCATAAGCATTCTACAATGTAAGTCATGTAATGACTGTCAAAGTAAGCATTctacaatctaaaaaaaaatgtaaacatgctCTAAAGGATGTTTATCTATTTTACATAAAGTAAAATAAGTATTAGAGTGTTTTATCCATGATTGCTTTAGGACTAAGACTAATCAGAGACCTTATTTTGCAAAAACATATGCCCaaatatatataatgtgtatAACATCTAATATTACTACGATCAATAACCATAATCATGTTAAAGAAAATTGGATTTTGTGCTATGATAACAGAAAAATCTGAGTCAAATAGCACAAAAATTAGACAAAAAGAAAATGTGTAAACCACTGCCTACAGTAGATTGTAGTACCATGTGTCATGTCATTTTTATAGACTGGCAAATTAGATTGGTTTTTGTCCTGTATAATTTTTTGACTTGACTGGTTTTGACTCAAAGATGAGAACACTTTTTTTCTCTACACATGGCTAACAATTAAATGTTCTACTATGGGATTCTTCTCAGATTATTATGCTTTCTGTCTTTGCTCATTGCTGATCACCATAGCGATTGAAATGCAGGAAGGAAAAGGCAGAGTACAGCCCCTGATAAgctttcctggaatgttttttttttttttttttgttaggttGTGAACACCCTGCAGTTCGGATCATTTGCTTTCCCCATGTTTAAGTGACCTTAAAAATACCAGGCATCTTAAGACGGTGAGTGCTGCCTTTTTCTGTTTCAGATGtgtgttgtcttttttttttttttggttttaggtGAATGCTTCTCACAAAATTAAATGCATCCTGCACAACATCTATTTTTGAGGTTCTTGTTTTATAGTACTTCATGTtaatttttatcatgcaattttgtttgtttgtgctgGATCGgattatatatttgtttgttgAGCATATATCCACCAACTTTATTTTTAGCCTGTTGTCCATTTTATTGTCTTTGTCCAGATTTGTGCACATACGCCAACTAATACAATGGGAGGTTTGAGGTTTCCTGCTTTTTTCATGGTGCTCTTATACACTGTAAGCTCTCACATTTATCATCACTACTTAGAACTGTTTAACCTAGAGAACTCATCAAATTTTGTGAAGCTTataagtatttaattttttgtctGCTGTGATTCTGAATTGTGCTTTCAGACTGTGGTCCAGATAACTGGAGAAGTGATACAAATGGGCATGTTTTCTGAAGTTGCTGATTACTCGTTCCAGAACTGTCGGAAAGAAATGCTGGAAATGGTCATTAAACCTGGAGGTCTGCTGGAGACAGAGCTTGACAACAATAAAGATTTTAAAGCTATGTGGCATGGTGATGCAGCATGCAACAAAGCCATTCCAGAGGTTACAAAGAAGCACATGGCTGCGCTGCAGAGCTATGCAGAAGCTAGTACTGAATTTCATAGTAAATTCAAGAAGTTGCTTCAGCGCAGTAGGGGCAATTCAACTTATCGAGATGAGTTTCCTTTCAAATCTCTTTTCTTCCTGCTGACAGATGCCATGCAACTCCTAGGCAAAAAAGTGTGTCGTACAGTGTACTCGGGCACAGAGAACGAATATAGCACCAAAGTTGGGGAGAAAGTACGTTTTGAGATTTTTTTGCCAGCAAAACTAAGGTATAGTGAAGCAACTGAAGAGGCATCTAACAGTGATGACATTGGGactgttttcaacatcacttcctgttctgTGATCAGCCTTGATGATCATAAATGTAATTCAGAGGAAATTGATCTGCTAATATCACCCACTGAAGTTTTTACAGTTACGGCCATCAGGAATATTGACAATAGTAATGATATGTTTAAAGAGATCACATTAACACATTCCCGCATTCAGAGTTCTTCTAACTGCATTGGCCTTGTCAGGTAAGAGATAGAGAGAGCAAGATTATTTGattgtataaaataataatcTTTGACAAACTGAGCACATCTAACTAATTTATTGATCTGAAATTTCTTTTTCTAAAGATTGCCTGATAAGtctgaagaagaagaaaaatctgaagaacctgaaGAATCATCTTCAAGTTTCCTGAGTTCCAGTTCACTGAATCTGATGGCTTCCTTACTCATGCTGTACTTCCACACACTGACTCTGTAATATACTCTGTATGTTCTCAAACAGGCCCACAGTCATGTGGAAATTTAGAAAGTAAAAGTTACATTCATTTTCTCaattcattttcttttttcagtgtCCTTGACTTTAAGTAAGAATTTATGACAATaattactgtatttactgtattttaatgcattttctgttctcattttaatctatgaaaaaaatgaaaaaagtaaagAGTAAGGTGCCTAGTTAGGTACTAAGGATCTAAACTATTAAGGGGCTTACAAGTAAATAGAAATtcttatttgtaaaataaaagtaGCGTTATCTTGTTTTTTGGTCAGACTTATTGTAATGGCTGATTTTAGGTCAAAATGTCAACTCTGTTAGTGTCCACCCTGTCAGAAAACCTAAAGGGTGAACATATTTAGTAAATGGATccttaaatttatatactttagaTTGGCCAAAATTATTTTCTACATCTCCCTATCATAATTACACAAGAATTGTATTTGAAGAAGTGTTTACTtggtttaaaatgctgtaaaatgtttaGAATTGTTTTAAAAACCGCTTAAATATGCTTAAAGTTCAAAAGGGcctatataaattcataaaattgacgtatatatatatatatatatatattttagaaaaacTAGTGTTCTTTGAAAATTCCAAGCAAAAATATCCATTAATTTGTGTTTATTTgcatagcgcttttcacaatacaaatcgctGCAAAGtagctttacagaaaatttaaatttctacaatatatttagtagcttatcaGTGGTGACTGTCAACTTGATGTCCATATGGGAGAAATGTACAGTAAAAATCAGTTAATGGCATGTAATCAAACAGACGGTGAACAGCAATTGATTatatgttgcaatcaaacttataGCAAAATTTGGTTTCGTATGTTGTTCATGGTTGCCATCATCTGAGGTCCTCTGAGGGACTTCAGATCTTTATAAGTGTTGGATCCAGACTGAAGCTGTGTGATTCCTAGTTACTTCGGGATGCCAATCCTGTGGCGAAACAGAGAAGCAAATATAATGTGAAAGATAATGCGCATTTGGGAGCCAAAAGCAAAAAAGCTCTACCTCTTTTAGTGGACTTAGCTATCCTATTTACTACCAAGAGTAAAGAGTAAGGTCCCTAGTTAGgtacttaggagctaaaccattaaggggtTTACAAgtacatagaaatattatgtaacTGATACAGAACTTTATAGCCAGTGCAGACACTGTAAAATTGGGTTAATATGAttatattttcttgatctggtacgGACTCTAGCAGCTAGATTTTGGATTACCTGTAGCTTGTttattgaagatgcaggacaaccacctagcagtgcattacaatagtccagtctagaggcTATGAATGCATTAACTAGCTTTTCTGCATCTGAAACAGGTAGCATGTTCTGTAGTTTGACAATGTTTCTAAGAATAGTGCTGTTCATGGGAACATTCCCATAAAGTGTATTGCAGAGACGATCTTAAAGGTACACTTTTAGATTAAGCACCTCACAACAGAGGGCGCCATTGCGATAGCCCTTACATCACTTGCAGTAATTTTTGTCATTTCTGTCATGTTGCAAACCAATGGGACACAATTCACCTAGAATTACGAGAATTTCAGTTAAATGTTTTTGACTTACTTTGTTGTGTTCTGTCAATTACTATCAAACCTGCACTCTCAGGAAAAAAAAGTACACAACTTTTCACTGGGGCAAGATATTTGTACCTTTTCATTTAaacagagctgttgtaatgatagACCTGCTGAAATCCAGGGTTTTTGAAACTGTATCCCTTATGACAATCAAATTGGGACCAAATTGCTAATGTATAATGTCTGCTCTAAATTGTCATCAATGAAGAGTCTCTTATACTTAGtgagaaaaataatgtttttttttcttcagtgtatttattaattgtatcaccatgttatttttataaaaaatacatagaATACTTACGAAGTAGGCTATTACATATatgggtcattcctgggatttGGTGCCTTTTGTGTCTCCAGTAACGATTATTGCCTTAAAATTTTCAACAACATCAATTTTAAAGTTGTCTTTGACATAAAAAACACCTTTTTGACCTTTGACTACTGGCCCTTTAAATGTAAGATGGAAAAAAGGAAATTACATCATATCAAATGGCTGACATCATTTTATTAGAGGGAAAACAACTGGGGGAGGTGAGAAAGAGCCTCTGTTttgttatttgcatgtttttattttatttatttttttacataatttgtcTTTCCAATTTGATGTGGTCAATTTTACCATATCCATTCTGTTAAGGGGAGTATTACAAAAAGTAAATAGAAATTCTTATTTGTAAaagtagcatttaaaaaaaacattcagttctTTATTTGACAGACTTtctgtgtctttttttttaaaatagtccCAGTTGAGCTAGGTGGTTGAGAACCACGTGCCTGTGGGAGCAAATCAACTCCTGCCAGAGTGCTAGAGTTAGCAGGTCAttgaggtagttgagaatgcgtaTGCCCACTTCCCTGAGAGGGGCAAGGGCAGCCTCTGCAACCTTCGTAAAGGCGCAAGGTGACAGGGACAGCCCAAAGGCAAGGACCTTGTACTGAAATGCTCGTACCGTAGGAACGGCCTGTGCCTTGGAAGGATCGAGACATGAAAGTAACCATCTTTCAGGTCTATTGCCACAAACCAATCTTGCTGCTTGACACACCTAGTAGAGTGTTTGAGGGTTAGCATTTTGAATGTGAGTTTGAGCAGGACCCGATTCAAAAATTTTCAAATCCAAGATTGGTCTGAGTCCGCCATCCATTATGGGTACAATAAAGTAGGGGCTGTAGAACCCTTTCTTCATTTCACCTGAGGAGACTGGCTCAGTCGCACCCTTCTCCAGAAGAGTTGCGACTTACGTCAAAAGGACGGCAGCATTCTCACCCTGAACAGAGGTAAATAGAATGCCGCTGAACTTGGGTGGGCTGGATTGCGTAGCCAGGTCAGATGGTTCTGAGAAGCCAACGAGAGAGATTGGCCAGTCCTTTAGACTCTCTGCCAGCAAACTCAAGGGGACCTTGTGGCTGGTCGGAGCAAAAAACACAGTGGCTGGAGTTAAGAAGCCCCGGGGGCCACTGGGTGTTTTGTTTGATGAATTTGTCAGATGGATATTGACCAGAGCATCGCCTGAACCCAGGAGATCATCTGGATGACAAATTCAGTGTTGCAAAACATGCGgagaccatagactgtaaaaaataacgTCCATGACATCACCCATAGATTTCTGAAGAGcatttttgaagctcatagtgggcgggagtcggccgtcgccattttggaatcgcgtcaccgcacgtcactcccggataatcaaaaatgtgCAATAAGACgtgacgtgggtggagctgggtgATGAAACCACGCCAGCCTAgcacgacagtggtgacagcagctgcaaaccacctgtcactcaagtggccgcaccattaattatgcagaacttcaAGACtcaatataacttaaacggatgagttataaaaaaaaatcacccccTCACAGTTAacatgaagggcaaaattagctatataAACTAAAAcaactttttgtaccaggctgtaaacatttttttctgctgtaaagttggacattttaacatggggagtctatgGGTTTAACACCCTTTtggagccagtctctagcggccagtcgattaattgcagtttaagtcagtTCCGTGTTGGTTTTTACATaatgaattaattttaattaatacaaattttaaatagACTCATTTTTAAGATTCATGACATTTATAAATATACTGAtgtgtaacattaaataaaacatttagtcATAAACTTATGTAAATTGCATATTTTGTATAATGTTTTGATTTTCAGAATAGTGGGAGAATCATAGCTTAACAATACATAGGCTAATATATGGTATCTAACTAATATCAATATGTGCAGGAACCCAAATAAACCAGAAATTCTAACCTTTGTTGTGAAGTCTGTTTATTGTTTGATATTTCATTTAGAAAATCAAGTCTACATGATTTTCCTGATTTTATACTTATGCAGacaaacgtctcaggttacgtaggtaaccctagttccctgaggacagggaacgagacgctgcgtcctggttaggacactttgggaactgctctcagcgtgaccggttctgaagctcttataaaacaacgacaatgaacttgacattgaccggcgccagcccatgacgtcattaacaaggcgcctactagtataaaggggcgcttgtgaatacatcaaccatctttttgtctgatggagacgtaagtggggcccgaagcatggctacgagacgcagcgtctcgttccctgtcctcagggaactagggttacctacgtaacctgagacgttcccttccggagggaactctacgctgcgtcctggttaggacactttgggaacgatataccaacaccgccatgctgaggagtaagtgaacaactgactgattgaggagtcaagaaggaacatcactccccactaccggCGAAATCGCtcgggccgacgtcacagctggctcggccacccaagcacggaactccaaggagtggaggcctgatacttctaagcgagagtaggcctacctacactcaccgctagtagtgaagcttacccttaagcCTTCACACTAGACGGGGGTTCTGAGGAGCGGAGGCTCTAAagagactctctaaacgagagaaagcctagcaacactctgtgcttgcggggaactctgggagtggaggtcggagacctaactacactcaacactggaggtgatccatgaggctccaggagcctaagcaatagaaccacttaagtggagttctcaggagagtggaggcttctgcaagaagactctctagatgagaggaagcctagcgacactcgatcctataagtagtgctgtctgtagtggagttggaaaaacccaggggtttttagaaccaactctagaatgggaacggaggataatgcgtaacccataccatacaggattttacaaaagaacccaaccttaggggggaatctttaccactcatgtggattttagaaagtgcccaaggacttgcgtgtgcacttaccacttcacgtgggttttaaggagtgctcaaaagcttcgcgtgagtactcaccacttactgtgggtttgaggaggtgcccagagcatagcgagggaaacaccatataattatcacaggcgacagcaaagcctggagcttcggagctcttgtaagagtggaggtctcaaacataaacccttgtatgaggggagacctgactacactcatgcttgtaagtacagaggcggagcttctggagaacggaggcttcacagaagactctctaaaaagagaggaaacctgacaacgttcaatccactagctcttaggagtggaggtctcaaataacccttcagtgaggggagacctagctacactcacgcctagaggtactggaagcggagcttctggagaacggaggcttcacagaagactctctaaaaagagaggaaacctgacaacgttcaatccactagctcttaggagtggaggtctcagataacccttcagtgaggggagacctggctacactcacgcttgaaagtactggaggcggagcttctggggaacggaggcttcacagaagactctctaaaaagagaggaaacctgacaacgttcaatccactagctcttaggagtggagatctcaataacccttcatgaggggagacctgactacactcacgcctggagggaaagactggaagcggagcttctggagaacgggggcctcaccagaggggaagccccaacacgctcaatccgccagctctttacgagtggaggcctcaacgctctaagtgaggagagacctggctacactcacgcttggaggtactaaaaacggagcttctggggaacggaggccttcatagagactctcagaatgagaggaacacctgacaacgctcaacctcccagctctacagagtggagatctcacaccaaatatacagtgaggggagacctagctacactcacgtctgaaagtacccggagcggagcttcaggggaacggaggcttcacagagaccctcggatgaggggaagcctagcaacgctcaatctcctagctctatggagtggagatctcacccaaatatttttagtgaggggagacctagctacactcaacgctcagagaataccgggactcacagcagggcccaaatgctcagagcagggccctgtagagtggaggctttgaaacgaatctcacagagagaaaaaagcctgacaacactcggtcttggtgagcggtattctaatagtccctagcgagagatgctcgagagtggaggtcttacgaaaaacccactgaggggagacctggctacactcaacgctacaagtacatgaacccacatcacaggaatctgtagagtggaggcttcaagtctggaaagagagagccttaacaatactcagctttggcagagggctcaaagcacagagcacagcagttagcgaggcctaagcaggcctaccagctaaataccacgagtatgtacttgtaagcggagcactgaggggagcgaaggctgcagCTGGACGGTTCTCATGCAGGAGAACACATCTAACCATTCTAAGTCTAAACCATAGGGGAAGACCAGTCGCCCGACCTACATCATGACGCCACTAGGCGAAAGGAGGTCTGatcagcagcagcgaagagcggaggctcctacagaaggactctcaatcgagaggaagcctgcagcaccctgacaacgctcaccgtggcaggaaagtctaggagtggaggtgctaaccaacagagctcattaataatgaggggagacctactacactcaaccccctaaatgctatctggacagagctgtaagcgcctatacagggttcaaaggtgaaacctggaggtccagaccagggcttccgccaaggaggacctaacactgtacgcttcggtgtagagcgaggctcacgagagcctaccagctcccagaactgcccaaatctgatagaactgtgagaaatcagcctagacaagaacctccatagaggggcatctcgtcagcgcaactctcagagagaggaggcctgaaaaaatcctcacacttagggggggggggggtttctaaactttcctctctcactaaagaaacttctttctttccctttttgacagggccctggggagcggggccttcagtgcactgactcacaaagagaggcagcccatgcgctcaaccctgggttgctcctatcttcttaaaaagagggtggggaacctaccctaacctcccggtcttcacactcagacgagcggagtctagagggactcttaccacgggacggggtagactgccacacccagtaggtgtgtagacatgcatatgcaggtataaaaagtgcctaagccgagctcgaaagcagcggaggcttcaagggataactctcagaatgaaaggaagcctgacaacgcctaacccctacaggagttatttacgagtggaggtcttggtacactaactcacaaacgagggaagacctggctacactcgacactcagggacctaggagctcagtagctcaaatactaaagtctcacccaagcggagctggtagacaaagaatacgtacatatacatatacacctatatgtcagttcatgtaccgggccaacggattgaatttatcaatctatcatcagcccagccccagagtcttaaggGGAAAAAAGGGGTGGGCGGCCGCACGAcgtgagggagaagggagaggatcgtttccctacgatcccatctcccataacgcacatcacgtctcctctgagacctacccctcccaggaggagggtctcgagtggccacacaaaccgcctggccctgcctccagcccgcaggccaggaggggccaggctccccctGCATTCGGGTGGAGATGAGGACCGGTGAGAAATAACAGACCCCAAAGGATCTATTAGCCGCTGAGCACGCCTCCGCCTCCCTGAGTCAGTCGAACATCGTAACGACGGATGTACCGAATGATTCGGAAGGCGAgactggcgcatcgaggagaaagcactcatctttctccccgatgtctgccaaaattcacctacaagcctgtggtgtgaaaacagctcagccatctccacgggtcttcatcctccagcagatcagcccggtacgcctgcaacactgccactgcgtgcaggcagcaccagcctgacccgctgccgcgtatgccctcagcgtcgacGCCACCACGCCGAGAGGCAGCAAGCATATCCTCAGGCGATGGCATCGACGCCCcgccatactcacgcactcactctgcaccagcataactaacatgctgatatagatgagtgcggctgaatatggtttatcccatgc
This region includes:
- the LOC141337383 gene encoding ecto-ADP-ribosyltransferase 4, which gives rise to MGGLRFPAFFMVLLYTTVVQITGEVIQMGMFSEVADYSFQNCRKEMLEMVIKPGGLLETELDNNKDFKAMWHGDAACNKAIPEVTKKHMAALQSYAEASTEFHSKFKKLLQRSRGNSTYRDEFPFKSLFFLLTDAMQLLGKKVCRTVYSGTENEYSTKVGEKVRFEIFLPAKLRYSEATEEASNSDDIGTVFNITSCSVISLDDHKCNSEEIDLLISPTEVFTVTAIRNIDNSNDMFKEITLTHSRIQSSSNCIGLVRLPDKSEEEEKSEEPEESSSSFLSSSSLNLMASLLMLYFHTLTL